Proteins encoded together in one Aerosakkonema funiforme FACHB-1375 window:
- a CDS encoding Uma2 family endonuclease: MLKYKSWECLPPAECLPDSDDKPVDNELQDLIPHLLKTILAFAWANRWDWFFGVDMGIYYDSKESPIAPDGFLSLGVERFIDEELRSSYVFWEENYIAPIFVLEVVSHKPGGEYKRKKDIYAKMGVLYYAVYNPLRRQKPPLEVRHLVNGSYNLLSGNPIWLPEINLGIGIERGTFQGITREWLYWYNEQGQRLLTPEEQLTEIQQVAQLEFQRRQEAERRAERLAERLRNAGIEPD; this comes from the coding sequence ATGTTAAAGTACAAATCGTGGGAATGCTTGCCCCCAGCCGAGTGCCTACCCGACTCTGACGATAAACCTGTGGATAACGAACTGCAAGATTTAATTCCCCACTTGCTGAAAACAATACTAGCTTTTGCGTGGGCAAACCGTTGGGATTGGTTTTTTGGAGTGGATATGGGGATTTACTATGACTCCAAAGAATCCCCCATAGCGCCAGATGGTTTTCTTAGCTTAGGAGTAGAACGGTTTATTGATGAAGAACTCCGCTCATCTTATGTATTTTGGGAAGAAAATTATATAGCGCCCATTTTCGTGCTGGAAGTCGTATCCCATAAACCAGGAGGAGAATATAAGCGGAAAAAAGACATTTATGCCAAAATGGGAGTTTTGTACTACGCAGTTTACAATCCCCTGCGTCGCCAAAAACCACCTTTGGAAGTGCGTCATTTAGTCAATGGTTCATATAATTTGCTGTCGGGAAATCCCATTTGGCTACCTGAAATTAATTTGGGAATAGGCATAGAAAGGGGAACATTTCAGGGAATCACGCGAGAATGGTTGTACTGGTACAACGAACAAGGACAAAGATTGCTGACACCGGAGGAACAACTAACCGAAATACAGCAGGTAGCTCAACTTGAGTTTCAACGCCGTCAAGAAGCGGAACGACGCGCCGAGAGATTGGCAGAACGATTGCGAAATGCTGGAATAGAACCGGATTAG
- a CDS encoding Uma2 family endonuclease, protein MLKYKSCKNLPPVEELDYSEDTLVNHELQDLIPHLLKTILALAWANRWDWFFAAQMRIYYDPDESAIVPDGFLSLGVERFIDERLRSCYVLWEENDIVPILVLEVVTKVSGEEYIAKKETYVQMGVLYYVIYNLLSRRRPPLEVYRLVDGSYQLQSENPVWLPEINLGIGRERGTFQGITREWLYWYNEQGQRLLTPEEQLTEAERRAERLAEQLRNAGIEPDL, encoded by the coding sequence ATGTTAAAGTACAAATCGTGCAAAAACTTGCCACCAGTCGAAGAGCTAGACTACTCTGAAGATACACTTGTCAATCACGAACTGCAAGATTTAATTCCTCACCTGCTGAAAACGATACTAGCTTTGGCGTGGGCAAATCGCTGGGATTGGTTCTTTGCAGCGCAGATGAGGATTTATTACGATCCTGACGAATCCGCTATAGTTCCAGATGGTTTTCTCAGCTTAGGAGTAGAGCGGTTTATTGATGAAAGACTCCGCTCTTGTTATGTACTTTGGGAAGAAAATGATATAGTCCCTATTTTAGTGCTAGAAGTTGTAACTAAGGTATCTGGCGAGGAATATATCGCGAAGAAGGAAACCTATGTGCAAATGGGAGTTTTGTACTATGTAATTTACAATCTTCTGAGTCGCAGAAGACCGCCCCTAGAAGTATATCGTTTAGTGGATGGTTCATATCAATTGCAGTCGGAAAATCCCGTTTGGCTACCTGAAATTAATTTGGGAATTGGCAGAGAAAGAGGAACATTTCAGGGAATCACGCGAGAATGGTTGTATTGGTACAACGAACAAGGACAAAGATTGCTAACACCAGAAGAACAATTAACGGAAGCGGAACGACGCGCCGAGAGGTTGGCAGAACAATTGCGAAATGCGGGAATAGAACCGGATTTGTAA